The Nisaea sp. DNA window AATCCAGAGCGTGTTCCCGGCAAACGCAAGGCCGAACAGCAAGACCACCATGGCGACATACATCGGATTGCGGCTGATCGAGAACAGGCCGGTAGTGACCATGGCGGTGGTCGGCACCCAGGGCTTGGCGCTGGTTCCGGCGCGCTTGAACTGACGTTCCGCGATGATGGCGACAGCGACCGCTCCGACGACCAAAGCGGGGCCGAGATAGGTTTGCGCCCATTCCGGCGCGAAGGGTCTCGGCACGAAAATCTCAAGCACGGCGCCGAAGGCAATGACGATCAGCAGAATGACGGGCGGCGGCAAGATCACGCCCGCCGTGTCCGGCGCACTGTCGGGCTGTTGCTTCTCATCCATGCCTGTCCCCTTTGTTTCAGCCGCTCGGCTTACCACACCTTCCGGTTCAGGAGGTACTGGTAGCGGCATCCTGTTCCACAATTTTTAGCCATGGCCAGCGCTCCCGGTAACTCCCGCACTTGAACTGAAACTGATGCGGCGTCGGGTTCATCGGATTGTAGCGCAGGACACCCGCGAACATATCCTCGAAGCCGTAGGGCGCATGCACCTCGCCCGCTTGCGAAATGCCGCAGCAGGTGCCCGCGACAACAAACCGGTCGATACCCGTACGGGATTCGGAAATCGGCGGATAAGGCACCCCGAACCGCGCCTCGTACCAGAGCGGAACCCGCGCCTGATTACGGATCTCGACCTCGACCCCAAGATCGGCGAACAGGGCCGCCCCGCGCCGGATCACCGCGTCCTCCGCCTCATAGCTGGTATCCGGGTCGTAGTAGAAAATATCGTAGTCCCGGATATTCTCGGTCAGCGGGCGACCGGACAACTCATTCCAGACCGTCCCGAACAGACAGC harbors:
- a CDS encoding isoprenylcysteine carboxylmethyltransferase family protein; amino-acid sequence: MDEKQQPDSAPDTAGVILPPPVILLIVIAFGAVLEIFVPRPFAPEWAQTYLGPALVVGAVAVAIIAERQFKRAGTSAKPWVPTTAMVTTGLFSISRNPMYVAMVVLLFGLAFAGNTLWILTATVGFVGVMHYGVVLREEAYLERLFGTAYTDYKARVRRWI
- a CDS encoding nucleotidyltransferase family protein produces the protein MTEESLQERFLGVVLNNPVNQAILERMPDLGVEDGWLVAGCLFGTVWNELSGRPLTENIRDYDIFYYDPDTSYEAEDAVIRRGAALFADLGVEVEIRNQARVPLWYEARFGVPYPPISESRTGIDRFVVAGTCCGISQAGEVHAPYGFEDMFAGVLRYNPMNPTPHQFQFKCGSYRERWPWLKIVEQDAATSTS